One Drosophila willistoni isolate 14030-0811.24 chromosome XL unlocalized genomic scaffold, UCI_dwil_1.1 Seg142, whole genome shotgun sequence genomic region harbors:
- the LOC6644486 gene encoding integrator complex subunit 2, translating into MSMNTMSTTATATTTNPTTVARTPVKLYDVTARVFNAMQTLDITSLASYPQSEIRPVLPSLVRMSLLSPLDNTTSSMESRKKILAVLIGIEVVNSIVSYLQVNYHELENELKKELQSRQKSAYFEGQQPSEYGLQSGIALGFERSDVARKVRVVLSEIFNLQQQVTEQKPPTHLEILDDGIYLEEVVDILCIALAELPSLLNILELTDALVHVPNGHRIICALVANFPDCYRDVVSHIIANCDEEGSDGKHRLTLLMALSEMNPSQALANRSMCVDMMKVPSFMLKLTLKHPEDLIAFLTGLLLGNDQNLRSWFAVYIRSSQKRKGDALNLVRVELLQKIIQITSKASELKDFNLQGAVLLRLYCALRGIGGLKFNDDEINALSQLVTSCPKPTPSGVRFVTLALCMLVACPSLVSTVPLENKAVEWLQWLIREDAFFCKRSGTSTSLGEMLLLLAIHFHSNQITAISEMVCSTLAMKIPIRPNSTNRIKQLFTQDLFTEQVVALHAVRVPVTPNLNGTIPGYLPVHCIHQLLKSRTFLKHKVPIKSWIFKQICSSVRPVHPVMPALVEVFVNTLIIPNPTGKVNIDHMHRPFTEIEILHVFRTSQLTFFAEDLPPMTESEELAQIEVSCPLTAQLLMIYYLMLYEDTRLMNLSALGGRKQKEYSNNFMGGLPLKYLLQKAHQYHNDYLSLFHPLLRLIISNYPHLSMVDDWLEEHYLVNGCGGPSSQLEMTNVDLKPEFLSRALDTVKTKPHLAIRVFKQLLQLPPEALAKYAQQLVQHLPLIFERSVPRYIKDLYNDLWLRLNSVLPTTLWIMSLRAITKTTDSISRRTFANESLLEPMEVLSCPTHVFCSPYLLMILLRILKGSLAASKTCLNVHMQQKQVLDKNGLVQTDADREELKTTLIASQESAAVHILLEVLEYMSNAADDRVSQLEMREIQGIIGTYVHQAFISEPSLAKLVHFQTYPKSVIPMIVASVPSMHICIDFVHEFLNVTEMDKQIFTIELTSHLVLNYSIPKSLGVSKFCLNVIQTTLSLLTSSAKCKFLRNVLPAMVRFAETFPILADDCVNILMTTGRSLHSQSSLGVTTMQMPLTESAKLCSYRDAQLHIVMIEDAFKALVSAVMQKSELY; encoded by the exons ATGAGCATGAATACCATGAGCACCACCGCCACCGCTACAACCACCAATCCCACAACTGTTGCTAGAACGCCGGTAAAGCTGTACGATGTTACGGCGCGTGTATTTAATGCAATGCAAACGCTGGACATCACATCACTGGCAAGCTATCCGCAGTCCGAGATACGGCCGGTGTTGCCCTCGTTAGTGCGAATGAGTCTACTCTCACCGTTGGACAATACCACCTCCTCAATGGAATCTCGCAAGAAGATACTTGCCGTCCTCATTGGCATCGAGGTTGTCAATAGCATTGTGTCCTATCTACAGGTCAATTACCATGAGCTGGAGAACGAACTAAAGAAGGAACTGCAGTCACGTCAGAAGTCTGCATATTTTGAGGGCCAACAACCTTCCGAGTACGGTCTCCAGTCGGGCATAGCATTGGGCTTTGAGCGTTCCGATGTTGCCAGAAAGGTGCGTGTTGTGCTCTCCGAAATATTCAATCTCCAGCAACAGGTGACGGAACAGAAGCCACCAACTCACTTGGAAATCCTGGACGATGGAATATATCTAGAGGAAGTTGTGGATATATTGTGCATTGCTCTGGCTGAGCTGCCATCGCTTTTGAATATTCTGGAGCTGACTGATGCCTTAGTTCATGTGCCCAATGGTCATAGGATTATTTGTGCCTTGGTGGCAAACTTTCCAGATTGCTATCGCGATGTCGTCTCACATATTATAGCCAATTGTGATGAGGAGGGTAGCGATGGCAAGCATCGGCTAACTCTACTGATGGCCCTAAGCGAGATGAATCCCTCCCAAGCCTTAGCTAATCGTTCCATGTGCGTTGACATGATGAAGGTACCATCGTTTATGCTTAAACTGACGCTCAAACATCCCGAGGATTTG ATTGCATTTCTCACTGGCCTTCTGCTGGGCAATGACCAGAACCTGCGCTCCTGGTTTGCTGTATACATACGCTCAAGTCAGAAACGTAAGGGTGATGCCTTAAATTTGGTTCGTGTCGAACTGCTGCAAAAGATAATACAGATAACTAGCAAAGCGTCCGAGTTGAAGGACTTTAATCTCCAAGGAGCAGTGCTGTTGCGTCTATACTGCGCTTTACGGGGCATTGGTGGCCTTAAATTCAATGACGACGAGATCAATGCTTTGTCCCAGTTAGTAACCAGCTGTCCTAAGCCAACGCCCTCTGGCGTGAGATTTGTTACTCTGGCCCTATGCATGCTAGTTGCCTGCCCTTCGCTAGTGTCCACCGTGCCGTTGGAGAACAAGGCTGTCGAATGGTTACAATGGCTTATACGTGAGGATGCCTTTTTCTGTAAACGTTCAGGGACAAGTACCTCGCTGGGTGAAATGCTCTTGCTGTTGGCCATCCATTTTCATAGCAATCAAATAACAGCAATCAGTGAGATGGTCTGCTCTACTTTGGCCATGAAGATACCCATACGGCCGAATAGCACAAACAGAATTAAGCAATTATTTACCCAGGATCTTTTCACAGAGCAGGTGGTGGCCCTGCATGCTGTGCGAGTGCCTGTAACGCCAAATCTTAATGGCACCATACCTGGTTACCTGCCTGTACACTGTATCCATCAACTACTGAAATCGCGAACCTTTCTTAAGCACAAGGTGCCCATTAAATCATGGATCTTCAAGCAGATTTGCAGCTCAGTGCGGCCTGTGCATCCCGTCATGCCAGCTCTGGTGGAGGTGTTTGTCAACACTTTGATTATACCGAATCCCACGGGCAAAGTTAACATCGATCACATGCATAGACCCTTTACTGAGATAGAGATTTTGCATGTATTCCGCACCTCACAGTTGACTTTCTTTGCCGAAGATCTGCCGCCCATGACGGAAAGCGAAGAGTTAGCACAAATCGAGGTCAGCTGTCCACTGACAGCTCAGCTTTTAATGATATATTACTTGATGCTCTATGAGGACACACGACTGATGAACTTGAGTGCTCTAGGCGGACGCAAACAAAAGGAGTATTCCAATAATTTTATGGGCGGATTGCCTCTGAAATATCTATTACAGAAAGCCCATCAGTACCACAATGATTATTTGTCCCTGTTTCATCCTCTCCTGCGACTGATTATCTCGAACTATCCGCATTTGAGTATGGTAGATGATTGGCTGGAGGAGCATTATCTGGTCAATGGCTGTGGCGGCCCCAGTAGTCAGCTGGAAATGACGAATGTGGATCTGAAGCCAGAATTTCTGTCGCGTGCCCTGGACACTGTCAAGACAAAGCCACATCTGGCCATACGTGTATTTAAGCAGCTATTACAACTACCACCTGAGGCCTTGGCCAAATATGCTCAACAGCTGGTGCAGCACTTGCCGTTGATCTTTGAGAGATCAGTGCCGCGGTATATTAAGGATCTATACAATGATCTATGGCTACGATTGAATTCCGTATTACCGACGACTTTGTGGATTATGTCCTTGAGGGCAATTACCAAGACAACGGACTCTATTAGTAGGCGAACGTTTGCCAACGAGAGTCTATTGGAGCCCATGGAAGTGCTGAG CTGCCCAACGCATGTATTTTGTTCGCCCTATCTACTAATGATACTGCTGCGCATTCTAAAGGGTAGCCTGGCGGCATCCAAAACCTGTTTAAATGTTCATATGCAACAAAAGCAGGTGCTGGACAAGAATGGCCTCGTTCAGACCGATGCCGATCGTGAAGAATTAAAGACTACTCTAATTGCATCACAGGAGAGTGCGGCTGTTCATATACTGCTAGAGGTTTTGGAATATATGTCGAATGCAGCTGATGATCGTGTGTCGCAATTGGAAATGCGTGAAATTCAAGGCATTATCGGTACATATGTGCATCAGGCGTTCATTTCAGAACCATCATTGGCAAAACTGGTGCATTTCCAGACGTATCCAAAGTCTGTGATACCCATGATTGTAGCCAGTGTGCCATCGATGCATATTTGCATTGATTTCGTTCACGAATTCCTCAATGTGACCGAAATGGATAAGCAGATTTTCACCATAGAGCTAACCTCGCATCTGGTGCTCAATTACTCTATACCAAAGAGTCTGGGAGTGTCCAAGTTCTGTCTGAATGTCATTCAGACGACATTGTCGCTGCTTACCTCATCTGCCAAGTGTAAATTTCTACGTAACGTATTGCCAGCAATGGTACGATTCGCAGAGACATTTCCCATACTGGCCGACGATTGCGTCAATATTCTAATGACCACTGGTCGGAGTCTGCATTCGCAGTCATCGCTGGGCGTGACCACCATGCAAATGCCTCTAACGGAAAGCGCTAAATTATGTTCGTATCGAGATGCCCAGCTACATATCGTTATGATAGAGGATGCTTTTAAAGCTCTCGTATCGGCTGTAATGCAAAAATCCGAATTGTATTGA